The following nucleotide sequence is from Halanaerobiales bacterium.
AATATCCGGTATTATGGGAGTGAAAAAGACTCCTGATATTATTCCAATGTGCCATCCTCTTTTAATAAGTGGAATTGATTTAGAATTTAAGTTTAAGGATGAAAACAAAATAATAATTGAAGCGATAGTAAAGAACAGTGGAAAAACTGGGGTAGAAATGGAAGCATTAACAGGGGTAAGTATAGCAGCTCTTACTATTTATGATATGTGTAAAGCTGTTGATAAGTCAATGATTATTAATGATATTAAATTGGAATATAAATCTGGAGGTAAAAGTGGAGTTTATAAGAGAAAAAAAGATTAATAAGCTTAACTGAATATAATAAAGTAGGTGG
It contains:
- the moaC gene encoding cyclic pyranopterin monophosphate synthase MoaC; protein product: MTDKFSHIDEKGKVKMVDVSKKDITERKAIAVGEVKMKSSTLEMIKKGDMKKGAVLETARISGIMGVKKTPDIIPMCHPLLISGIDLEFKFKDENKIIIEAIVKNSGKTGVEMEALTGVSIAALTIYDMCKAVDKSMIINDIKLEYKSGGKSGVYKRKKD